A segment of the Serratia fonticola genome:
CGGTAAGTGCGTTTTTCTCGCTTTCTGAAATTTCTCTGGCTGCGTCACGCAAGATAAAACTCAAACTGATGGCAGACGAAGGTAACGTCAATGCCGCCAGAGTCCTTAAACTGCAGGAAACACCGGGTATCTTCTTTACCGTGGTGCAAATTGGTCTTAATGCGGTGGCCATCCTCGGCGGTATTGTCGGTGATGCCGCATTCTCCCCGAGCTTTAAACTGTTATTCGACCGTTTCCTCTCACCCGAACTCTCGGAGCAAATCAGCTTCATGTGTTCGTTTGTGCTGGTAACCGGCATGTTCATCCTGTTCGCAGATTTAACGCCGAAGCGCATCGGTATGATTGCACCAGAGACGGTTGCCGTCCGGATCATCAACCCGATGCGTTTCTCAATCATGTTGTTCCGGCCGCTGGTCTGGTTCTTCAACGGCATGGCAAATCTGATCTTCCGCCTGTTCAAACTGCCAATGGTGCGTAAAGACGACATCACTTCCGACGACATCTATGCGGTTGTGGAAGCGGGAGCCCTGGCTGGCGTATTGCGTAAACAGGAACATGAGCTGATTGAAAACGTCTTCGAACTAGAATCACGCACCGTGCCTTCGTCAATGACCTCGCGCGAAAGCGTGATCTACTTCGATCTGCGCGAAAGTGAAGAAAGCATCAAAGAAAAGGTCTCGACGCATCCGCACTCAAAATTCCTGGTGTGTGATGGCCATATCGATCAGGTTGTAGGCTATGTCGATTCCAAGGACCTGCTGAACCGGGTCTTGGGTAACCAGAGCCTGGTGTTAAGCAGCGGCGTACAAATCCGCTCGGCGCTGATCGTTCCGGACACCTTAACCCTGTCAGAGGCGCTGGAAAGCTTTAAAACCGCCGGTGAAGACTTTGCGGTGATCCTCAATGAATATGCGCTGGTTGTTGGCATTATCACCCTGAATGACGTGATGACCACGCTAATGGGCGACCTGGTTGGTCAGGGGCAGGAAGAACAAATCGTAGCGCGTGATGAAAGCTCTTGGCTGATTGAAGGCGGTACGCCAATTGAAGACGTGATGCGAGTGCTGCATATCGATGAATTCCCACAGGCTGGAAACTACGAGACCATTGGCGGCTTTATGATGTATATGCTGCGCAAAATCCCAAAACGTACCGACT
Coding sequences within it:
- a CDS encoding hemolysin family protein, which codes for MLNSILLILFLIAVSAFFSLSEISLAASRKIKLKLMADEGNVNAARVLKLQETPGIFFTVVQIGLNAVAILGGIVGDAAFSPSFKLLFDRFLSPELSEQISFMCSFVLVTGMFILFADLTPKRIGMIAPETVAVRIINPMRFSIMLFRPLVWFFNGMANLIFRLFKLPMVRKDDITSDDIYAVVEAGALAGVLRKQEHELIENVFELESRTVPSSMTSRESVIYFDLRESEESIKEKVSTHPHSKFLVCDGHIDQVVGYVDSKDLLNRVLGNQSLVLSSGVQIRSALIVPDTLTLSEALESFKTAGEDFAVILNEYALVVGIITLNDVMTTLMGDLVGQGQEEQIVARDESSWLIEGGTPIEDVMRVLHIDEFPQAGNYETIGGFMMYMLRKIPKRTDFVKYAGYKFEVVDIDSYKIDQLLVTKLSDKPASVLPKAPDELSQP